Proteins from a single region of Amblyomma americanum isolate KBUSLIRL-KWMA chromosome 10, ASM5285725v1, whole genome shotgun sequence:
- the LOC144108867 gene encoding uncharacterized protein LOC144108867 — protein sequence MTTPVSIVLLIACLTEARLDVLARRRLQTCFPDVLSPRVGDRATCPFTRTVDRQAGRIPVDVPTVSCKCPGSRCSRLGDFRCQEIRETFQVAYPENGASTVSRNETFTVACACVTSRSVQATLGHLTRVADDTKGAARERLRLQWRKVPVGAYWKPQGSFSDETAST from the exons ATGACCACGCCGGTGAGCATCGTATTGCTCATCGCATGCCTCACGGAGGCAAGACTGGACGTTCTCGCCAGAAGAAGGCTTCAGACGTGTTTTCCCGACGTGCTGTCACCCCGAGTCGGAGACCGAGCGACCTGCCCATTCACCAGGACCGTCGACAGACAAGCGGGACGGATTCCAGTGGATGTGCCCACTGTTAGCTGCAAGTGTCCTGGAAGCCGGTGCAGCCGACTTGGAGATTTTCGTTGCCAAGAG ATACGGGAGACCTTTCAAGTGGCCTACCCGGAGAATGGCGCCTCGACAGTGTCCAGGAACGAGACCTTCACCGTGGCCTGCGCCTGCGTCACAAGCAGAAGCGTGCAGGCGACCCTGGGTCACCTGACCCGTGTCGCCGATGACACGAAGGGCGCCGCCCGCGAGAGGCTACGGCTTCAGTGGCGAAAGGTTCCTGTGGGCGCCTACTGGAAACCGCAAGGCTCTTTCAGTGATGAGACAGCTTCTACCTAA